A window of Vidua macroura isolate BioBank_ID:100142 chromosome 22, ASM2450914v1, whole genome shotgun sequence contains these coding sequences:
- the BCL9L gene encoding B-cell CLL/lymphoma 9-like protein isoform X1, with translation MHPDNKLPSHGKAGSSSALAQHHNVSQAPTCNLGSKGVGAGSHGSKATQISPGNSGLKNSQNTVPNFSSLKGKVKRERSISVDSGEQREASTPSQDTESKGEVAPRSKRRCVLERKQPYSGDEWCSGPDSEEDDKPISSAHSCNVADPAMSTAPQLGPGSNPLPNLSESSASGVPHGAAPGLRSEAAGGGGGGTGKQPSQFVYVFTTHLANTAAEAVLQGRADSILAYHQQNVPRAKLDQAPPAPKVLGVAEPLPINPPAANTPQSQTLAPQASQPQPQPPPPQPPAPPPQAISQTPLPAPGSLPQEGTSEDGRRDLTPNSLGNNSSNNQPGNNHPNTPTASASTMQPGQVDSSATPSSSLLGEGPGMPGNGQAGLGPRNTMNSEGLSKEQLEHRERSLQTLRDIERLLLRSGEAEPFLKSSQNAGEGGTAPQAQAAPAQPPAPPGSMKKYEEPLQSMISQTQSLGGPGLEHEVPHHSGTDMGQQMNMMMQRLNQDSLTPEQVAWRKLQEEYYEEKRRKEEQISIHGRPMQEIMIPQSMGSMMMRGPPPPYHSKPGEQWPPGMGSQLRGPIDVQDPLQLRGGPPFPGPRFPGNQMQRVSGFGGMQNMPLDALGPMNAMQRPVRPGMGWSDDMSPMGGPGNFPQGTLPYPPGQGDPERFMNPRAREEILRHQLMEKRPVAMQRPMGISSNSMSQGMEMERMMQAHRQMDPSIFAGQITGETLSSAPMGMDFAGTRGMLSPPMSQSGLRDMDTPMGPGNLNMNMNVNMNMNMNLNVQMTPQQQMMMSQKMRGPEMMTHQGMNPEELARVRAQNGNGSAILTGPQKMMIPSQFPNQGQQGFSTGQGSYPSLPQEMGSGSDMFSPEQGTMPVGSISGTTRLSHIPLPPASNPTPTPGGNLANMHPAPSRGLGRRPSDLTININQMNSPSMGHLKSPTLSQVHSPLVTSPSASLKSPQTPSQMISMPPSNQSGPLKSPQVMSSSLNVRSPTGSPSRLKSPSMAVSSPGWVPSPKATMPSPGVNQSKQTLNMNSSASIGALEQGSLPSGPRSSSSAPASNTSSTMNPNMPFTSSPDPSPSQNPLSLMMSQMSKYAMPSSTPLYHNAIKTIATSDDELLPDRPMLPPGSMSGMTGNQPNQLHLNSVGPGSSQSPMGMNLPGQQPLSHEPTPTSMMSSPNPLGSNIPMHPSGPGAGVPPQNPMMLPPGPQDSLNQQCGPVPNSSQMIPSNQLVFPRMQQPHNAMPSPAGGMPMAPSAGGGPGMQQHYPPGMPLPPEDLPSQQPGQMPPQQHMMGKNIPPRIGDPYPPVLPGVASVLNDPELSEVIRPTPTGIPEFDLSRIIPSEKPSSTLQYFPKSDSQAPKSQPSNLHLMNLQNMMAEQPPVRPGMNAPSLPGQQGVQRGLSVPMCHPGQVPMLGRTGIPPQQGMMGNSMHQGMMSPQQSLMAQQNFMLMQAKQRSMSVSGEMYAQTGHMMSPQGSLMGPPPQQNLMVTHQMRQRSVSLDSQMSYIPGPGNMANLPF, from the exons ATGCACCCTGACAACAAACTGCCCAGCCATGgcaaggcaggcagcagcagtgccctggcccagcaccaCAATGTGAGCCAAGCACCCACCTGTAACTTGGGCTCAAAGGGTGTGGGGGCAGGCAGCCATGGCAGCAAGGCCACTCAGATTTCCCCTGGCAACTCTGGACTGAAAAACAGCCAGAACACTGTCCCAAACTTCAGCTCCTTGAAGGGCAAGGTGAAGCGGGAACGAAGCATCTCGGtggactctggagaacagcGAGAAGCCAGCACCCCATCACAGGACACAGAATCAAAAG GTGAGGTGGCTCCCCGCAGTAAGCGACGGTGTGTGCTGGAAAGGAAGCAGCCGTACAGCGGCGATGAATGGTGCTCTGGGCCGGACAGCGAGGAAGACGACAAACCCATCAGCAGTGCACACA GCTGTAATGTAGCAGATCCTGCGATGTCCACGGCCCCACAGCTTGGCCCAGGGTCCAACCCGCTGCCTAACCTGAGCGAGAGCAGTGCTTCCGGCGTGCCCCATGGTGCTGCCCCTGGCTTGCGGTCGGAGGCTGCAGGAGGCGGAGGCGGCGGAACAGGGAAGCAGCCATCACAGTTTGTTTACGTCTTTACAACGCACCTTGCTAACAC agctgcagaagctGTCCTGCAGGGCCGAGCTGACTCCATTTTGGCCTACCATCAACAGAATGTCCCACGGGCAAAGCTAGACCAG GCACCACCTGCTCCTAAAGTGCTGGGCGTTGCTGAGCCACTTCCAATTAACCCTCCTGCTGCCAATACTCCACAGTCCCAGACACTGGCCCCTCAAGCAAGTCAACCACAGCCGCAGCCTCCCCCACCGCAGCCTCCAGCCCCACCACCTCAGGCCATCAGTCAAACACCTTTGCCTGCGCCCGGCAGCCTGCCCCAGGAAGGGACAAGTGAAGATGGCCGGAGAGATCTGACTCCCAACTCTTTGGGGAACAATAGCAGCAACAACCAGCCTGGAAATAACCATCCAAATACGCCCACTGCATCTGCCAGCACCATGCAGCCTGGGCAAGTGGACTCCTCCGCCacacccagctccagcctccttGGAGAGGGCCCAGGGATGCCGGGGAATGGGCAGGCAGGCCTGGGCCCCAGGAACACCATGAACTCAGAAGGGCTCTcaaaggagcagctggagcaccGAGAGCGCTCTCTGCAGACCCTGAGAGACATTGAGCGTCTGCTGCTGCGCAGTGGGGAGGCCGAGCCCTTCCTGAAGTCCAGCCAAAATGCGGGTGAGGGGGGGACTGCCCctcaggcacaggctgcccctgcccagcctcccgCACCCCCTGGCAGCATGAAGAAGTATGAAGAGCCTCTGCAGTCCATGATCTCCCAGACCCAGAGCCTTGGTGGGCCCGGCCTGGAACATGAGGTGCCTCACCACTCTGGCACTGACATGGGACAGCAGATGAACATGATGATGCAGCGGCTGAACCAGGACAGCCTGACACCAGAGCAAGTGGCCTGGAGGAAGTTGCAGGAAGAGTACTACGAGGAAAAGCGACGGAAAGAGGAGCAGATCAGCATCCATGGCCGACCCATGCAGGAGATCATGATCCCTCAGTCAATGGGGAGCATGATGATGCGTGGACCTCCACCACCCTACCACAGCAAGCCTGGAGAGCAGTGGCCACCAGGGATGGGCAGCCAGCTAAGGGGACCCATAGATGTGCAGGACCCTCTGCAGCTGCGGGGAGGACCACCCTTCCCTGGCCCACGGTTCCCTGGGAATCAAATGCAGAGAGTCTCTGGCTTTGGAGGGATGCAGAACATGCCCTTGGATGCTCTTGGGCCCATGAATGCCATGCAGAGGCCAGTCAGGCCCGGCATGGGATGGAGCGATGACATGTCTCCTATGGGAGGCCCTGGGAACTTTCCACAAGGCACCTTGCCCTACCCACCAGGGCAAGGAGACCCAGAACGGTTTATGAATCCCCGTGCTAGAGAGGAGATCCTGCGGCATCAGCTCATGGAGAAACGCCCAGTGGCAATGCAGAGGCCCATGGGGATATCCAGCAACTCCATGAGCCAGGGCATGGAAATGGAGAGGATGATGCAGGCCCACAGGCAGATGGATCCATCCATATTTGCTGGGCAGATAACGGGTGAGACCCTGAGCAGTGCCCCAATGGGAATGGATTTTGCAGGCACTCGGGGTATGCTGAGCCCCCCTATGAGTCAGTCAGGCCTTCGGGACATGGACACACCCATGGGCCCTGGCAACCTCAACATGAACATGAATGTCAATATGAACATGAACATGAACCTCAATGTCCAGAtgaccccacagcagcagatgaTGATGTCCCAGAAGATGAGGGGCCCTGAAATGATGACCCACCAGGGCATGAACCCCGAGGAGCTGGCCAGGGTTAGGGCTCAGAATGGCAATGGCAGTGCAATACTAACAGGACCCCAGAAAATGATGATTCCCTCACAGTTCCCTAACCAAGGACAGCAAGGCTTCTCGACAGGGCAAGGGTCTTATCCCAGCCTGCCCCAGGAGATGGGCAGTGGCTCAGACAtgttcagccctgagcagggcaccATGCCTGTTGGGAGCATCAGTGGCACCACCAGACTCAGCCACATTCCTTTGCCTCCAGCCTCCAATCCCACTCCCACACCAGGGGGAAACCTGGCCAACATGCACCCAGCACCTTCCCGGGGGCTGGGCCGCCGGCCCTCTGACCTCACCATCAACATCAACCAGATGAATTCCCCCAGTATGGGTCACCTCAAGTCTCCCACCCTTAGCCAGGTGCATTCACCACTGGTCACCTCCCCATCTGCCAGTCTCAAGTCCCCACAGACACCCTCGCAGATGATCAGCATGCCACCTTCAAACCAGTCTGGACCCCTCAAGTCCCCCCAAGTGATGAGTTCCTCTCTCAACGTCCGGTCTCCAACTGGCTCACCAAGCCGCCTGAAGTCCCCTTCTATGGCTGTTTCTTCCCCTGGTTGGGTGCCATCTCCCAAAGCCACCATGCCCAGCCCAGGAGTCAACCAGAGCAAGCAGACTCTCAATATGAACTCATCTGCTTCCATCGGAGCACTGGAGCAGG GTTCTCTCCCTTCTGGGCCTCGGAGCAGCTCTTCCGCACCAGCCAGCAACACCTCTAGCACCATGAATCCCAACATGCCTTTTACTTCCTCTCCAGATCCATCCCCTTCCCAGAACCCCCTCTCACTGATGATGTCCCAGATGTCCAAGTATGCCATGCCCAGCTCCACACCACTTTACCACAATGCCATCAAAACTATCGCCACCTCTGATGACGAGCTGCTGCCAGACAGGCCTATGCTCCCACCTGGAAGTATGTCAG GCATGACTGGGAATCAGCCAAATCAACTGCACTTGAACTCTGTGGGGCCTGGTTCCTCTCAGAGCCCCATGGGAATGAACCTGCCTGGTCAGCAGCCCCTTTCCCACGAACCAACCCCCACCTCCATGATGTCCTCCCCAAACCCTCTGGGCTCCAACATTCCTATGCATCCGAGTGGGCCAGGGGCGGGCGTGCCCCCCCAGAACCCCATGATGCTGCCCCCGGGTCCCCAGGACTCATTGAACCAGCAGTGTGGCCCTGTGCCCAACAGTTCACAGATGATTCCTTCCAACCAGCTCGTGTTCCCCCGCATGCAGCAGCCCCACAATGCCATGCCATCTCCTGCCGGAGGTATGCCCATGGCCCCCAGTGCAGGAGGTGGccctgggatgcagcagcatTACCCGCCAGGGATGCCCTTGCCACCTGAGGaccttccctcccagcagcctggtCAGATGCCCCCTCAGCAGCACATGATGGGCAAGAACATCCCTCCTCGGATTGGTGACCCCTACCCGCCCGTGCTTCCTGGGGTGGCGTCGGTGCTGAACGACCCCGAGCTCAGTGAGGTCATCCGCCCCACGCCCACGGGGATCCCGGAGTTTGACCTGTCCAGGATCATCCCATCAGAGAAGCCAAGCAGCACCTTGCAGTATTTCCCCAAGAGCGACAGCCAGGCACCCAAATCTCAGCCTTCCAACCTCCACCTCATGAACCTGCAGAACATGATGGCTGAGCAGCCCCCCGTGCGTCCAGGTATGAATGCTCCCAGCCTCCCCGGGCAGCAGGGCGTGCAGAGGGGACTCAGCGTGCCCATGTGCCATCCTGGACAAGTGCCCATGCTGGGCAGGACAGGCATACCACCCCAGCAAGGCATGATGGGCAATAGCATGCACCAGGGCATGATGTCTCcgcagcagagcctgatggccCAGCAGAATTTCATGCTGATGCAGGCCAAGCAGAGAAGCATGTCTGTGTCGGGGGAGATGTATGCCCAGACAGGACATATGATGTCACCTCAGGGCTCTCTCATGGGGCCCCCACCTCAGCAGAACCTCATGGTCACGCACCAGATGAGGCAGAGGAGTGTCTCCCTGGACAGCCAGATGAGTTATATCCCCGGGCCTGGGAACATGGCGAACTTGCCTTTTTAA
- the BCL9L gene encoding B-cell CLL/lymphoma 9-like protein isoform X2 → MHPDNKLPSHGKAGSSSALAQHHNVSQAPTCNLGSKGVGAGSHGSKATQISPGNSGLKNSQNTVPNFSSLKGKVKRERSISVDSGEQREASTPSQDTESKGEVAPRSKRRCVLERKQPYSGDEWCSGPDSEEDDKPISSAHSCNVADPAMSTAPQLGPGSNPLPNLSESSASGVPHGAAPGLRSEAAGGGGGGTGKQPSQFVYVFTTHLANTAAEAVLQGRADSILAYHQQNVPRAKLDQAPPAPKVLGVAEPLPINPPAANTPQSQTLAPQASQPQPQPPPPQPPAPPPQAISQTPLPAPGSLPQEGTSEDGRRDLTPNSLGNNSSNNQPGNNHPNTPTASASTMQPGQVDSSATPSSSLLGEGPGMPGNGQAGLGPRNTMNSEGLSKEQLEHRERSLQTLRDIERLLLRSGEAEPFLKSSQNAGEGGTAPQAQAAPAQPPAPPGSMKKYEEPLQSMISQTQSLGGPGLEHEVPHHSGTDMGQQMNMMMQRLNQDSLTPEQVAWRKLQEEYYEEKRRKEEQISIHGRPMQEIMIPQSMGSMMMRGPPPPYHSKPGEQWPPGMGSQLRGPIDVQDPLQLRGGPPFPGPRFPGNQMQRVSGFGGMQNMPLDALGPMNAMQRPVRPGMGWSDDMSPMGGPGNFPQGTLPYPPGQGDPERFMNPRAREEILRHQLMEKRPVAMQRPMGISSNSMSQGMEMERMMQAHRQMDPSIFAGQITGETLSSAPMGMDFAGTRGMLSPPMSQSGLRDMDTPMGPGNLNMNMNVNMNMNMNLNVQMTPQQQMMMSQKMRGPEMMTHQGMNPEELARVRAQNGNGSAILTGPQKMMIPSQFPNQGQQGFSTGQGSYPSLPQEMGSGSDMFSPEQGTMPVGSISGTTRLSHIPLPPASNPTPTPGGNLANMHPAPSRGLGRRPSDLTININQMNSPSMGHLKSPTLSQVHSPLVTSPSASLKSPQTPSQMISMPPSNQSGPLKSPQVMSSSLNVRSPTGSPSRLKSPSMAVSSPGWVPSPKATMPSPGVNQSKQTLNMNSSASIGALEQGSLPSGPRSSSSAPASNTSSTMNPNMPFTSSPDPSPSQNPLSLMMSQMSKYAMPSSTPLYHNAIKTIATSDDELLPDRPMLPPGSMTGNQPNQLHLNSVGPGSSQSPMGMNLPGQQPLSHEPTPTSMMSSPNPLGSNIPMHPSGPGAGVPPQNPMMLPPGPQDSLNQQCGPVPNSSQMIPSNQLVFPRMQQPHNAMPSPAGGMPMAPSAGGGPGMQQHYPPGMPLPPEDLPSQQPGQMPPQQHMMGKNIPPRIGDPYPPVLPGVASVLNDPELSEVIRPTPTGIPEFDLSRIIPSEKPSSTLQYFPKSDSQAPKSQPSNLHLMNLQNMMAEQPPVRPGMNAPSLPGQQGVQRGLSVPMCHPGQVPMLGRTGIPPQQGMMGNSMHQGMMSPQQSLMAQQNFMLMQAKQRSMSVSGEMYAQTGHMMSPQGSLMGPPPQQNLMVTHQMRQRSVSLDSQMSYIPGPGNMANLPF, encoded by the exons ATGCACCCTGACAACAAACTGCCCAGCCATGgcaaggcaggcagcagcagtgccctggcccagcaccaCAATGTGAGCCAAGCACCCACCTGTAACTTGGGCTCAAAGGGTGTGGGGGCAGGCAGCCATGGCAGCAAGGCCACTCAGATTTCCCCTGGCAACTCTGGACTGAAAAACAGCCAGAACACTGTCCCAAACTTCAGCTCCTTGAAGGGCAAGGTGAAGCGGGAACGAAGCATCTCGGtggactctggagaacagcGAGAAGCCAGCACCCCATCACAGGACACAGAATCAAAAG GTGAGGTGGCTCCCCGCAGTAAGCGACGGTGTGTGCTGGAAAGGAAGCAGCCGTACAGCGGCGATGAATGGTGCTCTGGGCCGGACAGCGAGGAAGACGACAAACCCATCAGCAGTGCACACA GCTGTAATGTAGCAGATCCTGCGATGTCCACGGCCCCACAGCTTGGCCCAGGGTCCAACCCGCTGCCTAACCTGAGCGAGAGCAGTGCTTCCGGCGTGCCCCATGGTGCTGCCCCTGGCTTGCGGTCGGAGGCTGCAGGAGGCGGAGGCGGCGGAACAGGGAAGCAGCCATCACAGTTTGTTTACGTCTTTACAACGCACCTTGCTAACAC agctgcagaagctGTCCTGCAGGGCCGAGCTGACTCCATTTTGGCCTACCATCAACAGAATGTCCCACGGGCAAAGCTAGACCAG GCACCACCTGCTCCTAAAGTGCTGGGCGTTGCTGAGCCACTTCCAATTAACCCTCCTGCTGCCAATACTCCACAGTCCCAGACACTGGCCCCTCAAGCAAGTCAACCACAGCCGCAGCCTCCCCCACCGCAGCCTCCAGCCCCACCACCTCAGGCCATCAGTCAAACACCTTTGCCTGCGCCCGGCAGCCTGCCCCAGGAAGGGACAAGTGAAGATGGCCGGAGAGATCTGACTCCCAACTCTTTGGGGAACAATAGCAGCAACAACCAGCCTGGAAATAACCATCCAAATACGCCCACTGCATCTGCCAGCACCATGCAGCCTGGGCAAGTGGACTCCTCCGCCacacccagctccagcctccttGGAGAGGGCCCAGGGATGCCGGGGAATGGGCAGGCAGGCCTGGGCCCCAGGAACACCATGAACTCAGAAGGGCTCTcaaaggagcagctggagcaccGAGAGCGCTCTCTGCAGACCCTGAGAGACATTGAGCGTCTGCTGCTGCGCAGTGGGGAGGCCGAGCCCTTCCTGAAGTCCAGCCAAAATGCGGGTGAGGGGGGGACTGCCCctcaggcacaggctgcccctgcccagcctcccgCACCCCCTGGCAGCATGAAGAAGTATGAAGAGCCTCTGCAGTCCATGATCTCCCAGACCCAGAGCCTTGGTGGGCCCGGCCTGGAACATGAGGTGCCTCACCACTCTGGCACTGACATGGGACAGCAGATGAACATGATGATGCAGCGGCTGAACCAGGACAGCCTGACACCAGAGCAAGTGGCCTGGAGGAAGTTGCAGGAAGAGTACTACGAGGAAAAGCGACGGAAAGAGGAGCAGATCAGCATCCATGGCCGACCCATGCAGGAGATCATGATCCCTCAGTCAATGGGGAGCATGATGATGCGTGGACCTCCACCACCCTACCACAGCAAGCCTGGAGAGCAGTGGCCACCAGGGATGGGCAGCCAGCTAAGGGGACCCATAGATGTGCAGGACCCTCTGCAGCTGCGGGGAGGACCACCCTTCCCTGGCCCACGGTTCCCTGGGAATCAAATGCAGAGAGTCTCTGGCTTTGGAGGGATGCAGAACATGCCCTTGGATGCTCTTGGGCCCATGAATGCCATGCAGAGGCCAGTCAGGCCCGGCATGGGATGGAGCGATGACATGTCTCCTATGGGAGGCCCTGGGAACTTTCCACAAGGCACCTTGCCCTACCCACCAGGGCAAGGAGACCCAGAACGGTTTATGAATCCCCGTGCTAGAGAGGAGATCCTGCGGCATCAGCTCATGGAGAAACGCCCAGTGGCAATGCAGAGGCCCATGGGGATATCCAGCAACTCCATGAGCCAGGGCATGGAAATGGAGAGGATGATGCAGGCCCACAGGCAGATGGATCCATCCATATTTGCTGGGCAGATAACGGGTGAGACCCTGAGCAGTGCCCCAATGGGAATGGATTTTGCAGGCACTCGGGGTATGCTGAGCCCCCCTATGAGTCAGTCAGGCCTTCGGGACATGGACACACCCATGGGCCCTGGCAACCTCAACATGAACATGAATGTCAATATGAACATGAACATGAACCTCAATGTCCAGAtgaccccacagcagcagatgaTGATGTCCCAGAAGATGAGGGGCCCTGAAATGATGACCCACCAGGGCATGAACCCCGAGGAGCTGGCCAGGGTTAGGGCTCAGAATGGCAATGGCAGTGCAATACTAACAGGACCCCAGAAAATGATGATTCCCTCACAGTTCCCTAACCAAGGACAGCAAGGCTTCTCGACAGGGCAAGGGTCTTATCCCAGCCTGCCCCAGGAGATGGGCAGTGGCTCAGACAtgttcagccctgagcagggcaccATGCCTGTTGGGAGCATCAGTGGCACCACCAGACTCAGCCACATTCCTTTGCCTCCAGCCTCCAATCCCACTCCCACACCAGGGGGAAACCTGGCCAACATGCACCCAGCACCTTCCCGGGGGCTGGGCCGCCGGCCCTCTGACCTCACCATCAACATCAACCAGATGAATTCCCCCAGTATGGGTCACCTCAAGTCTCCCACCCTTAGCCAGGTGCATTCACCACTGGTCACCTCCCCATCTGCCAGTCTCAAGTCCCCACAGACACCCTCGCAGATGATCAGCATGCCACCTTCAAACCAGTCTGGACCCCTCAAGTCCCCCCAAGTGATGAGTTCCTCTCTCAACGTCCGGTCTCCAACTGGCTCACCAAGCCGCCTGAAGTCCCCTTCTATGGCTGTTTCTTCCCCTGGTTGGGTGCCATCTCCCAAAGCCACCATGCCCAGCCCAGGAGTCAACCAGAGCAAGCAGACTCTCAATATGAACTCATCTGCTTCCATCGGAGCACTGGAGCAGG GTTCTCTCCCTTCTGGGCCTCGGAGCAGCTCTTCCGCACCAGCCAGCAACACCTCTAGCACCATGAATCCCAACATGCCTTTTACTTCCTCTCCAGATCCATCCCCTTCCCAGAACCCCCTCTCACTGATGATGTCCCAGATGTCCAAGTATGCCATGCCCAGCTCCACACCACTTTACCACAATGCCATCAAAACTATCGCCACCTCTGATGACGAGCTGCTGCCAGACAGGCCTATGCTCCCACCTGGAA GCATGACTGGGAATCAGCCAAATCAACTGCACTTGAACTCTGTGGGGCCTGGTTCCTCTCAGAGCCCCATGGGAATGAACCTGCCTGGTCAGCAGCCCCTTTCCCACGAACCAACCCCCACCTCCATGATGTCCTCCCCAAACCCTCTGGGCTCCAACATTCCTATGCATCCGAGTGGGCCAGGGGCGGGCGTGCCCCCCCAGAACCCCATGATGCTGCCCCCGGGTCCCCAGGACTCATTGAACCAGCAGTGTGGCCCTGTGCCCAACAGTTCACAGATGATTCCTTCCAACCAGCTCGTGTTCCCCCGCATGCAGCAGCCCCACAATGCCATGCCATCTCCTGCCGGAGGTATGCCCATGGCCCCCAGTGCAGGAGGTGGccctgggatgcagcagcatTACCCGCCAGGGATGCCCTTGCCACCTGAGGaccttccctcccagcagcctggtCAGATGCCCCCTCAGCAGCACATGATGGGCAAGAACATCCCTCCTCGGATTGGTGACCCCTACCCGCCCGTGCTTCCTGGGGTGGCGTCGGTGCTGAACGACCCCGAGCTCAGTGAGGTCATCCGCCCCACGCCCACGGGGATCCCGGAGTTTGACCTGTCCAGGATCATCCCATCAGAGAAGCCAAGCAGCACCTTGCAGTATTTCCCCAAGAGCGACAGCCAGGCACCCAAATCTCAGCCTTCCAACCTCCACCTCATGAACCTGCAGAACATGATGGCTGAGCAGCCCCCCGTGCGTCCAGGTATGAATGCTCCCAGCCTCCCCGGGCAGCAGGGCGTGCAGAGGGGACTCAGCGTGCCCATGTGCCATCCTGGACAAGTGCCCATGCTGGGCAGGACAGGCATACCACCCCAGCAAGGCATGATGGGCAATAGCATGCACCAGGGCATGATGTCTCcgcagcagagcctgatggccCAGCAGAATTTCATGCTGATGCAGGCCAAGCAGAGAAGCATGTCTGTGTCGGGGGAGATGTATGCCCAGACAGGACATATGATGTCACCTCAGGGCTCTCTCATGGGGCCCCCACCTCAGCAGAACCTCATGGTCACGCACCAGATGAGGCAGAGGAGTGTCTCCCTGGACAGCCAGATGAGTTATATCCCCGGGCCTGGGAACATGGCGAACTTGCCTTTTTAA